Proteins from one Pseudomonas sp. KBS0710 genomic window:
- a CDS encoding SprT family zinc-dependent metalloprotease has product MPEQLNTRVEDCFLQAESFFKRSFKRPQVSLKLRGQKAGVAHLHENLLRFNPQLYRENSQHFLKQTVAHEVAHLIAHQLFGERIQPHGEEWQLIMRGVYELPPDRCHTYEIKRRQVTRYIYRCPCADSDFPFSAQRHGLVNQGRRYLCRRCRHTLVYTGETRVE; this is encoded by the coding sequence TACCCGCGTCGAAGATTGTTTCCTACAAGCCGAATCCTTTTTTAAACGAAGCTTCAAACGCCCCCAGGTCAGCCTCAAGCTGCGGGGCCAGAAGGCCGGTGTCGCGCATTTGCACGAGAACCTGCTGCGCTTCAACCCACAGTTGTACCGCGAAAACAGCCAACACTTCCTCAAGCAGACTGTGGCCCATGAGGTGGCGCACCTGATCGCCCACCAATTGTTTGGCGAGCGCATCCAGCCCCATGGCGAGGAATGGCAGTTGATCATGCGCGGGGTTTACGAACTGCCGCCGGATCGTTGCCACACTTACGAGATCAAGCGCCGCCAGGTGACCCGGTATATCTACCGTTGCCCGTGTGCCGACAGTGATTTCCCGTTTTCGGCCCAGAGGCATGGGTTGGTGAATCAGGGGCGGCGGTATTTGTGCAGGCGGTGTCGGCACACTTTGGTGTACACAGGGGAAACTCGGGTGGAGTGA